One window from the genome of Acaryochloris thomasi RCC1774 encodes:
- a CDS encoding dioxygenase family protein, producing the protein MQNKDKSRRFFLKLGLASTASAVFGKSVHGQSILKINPTPSEIEGPFYPVMAQKDKDFDLTQIEGKEGKAKGKIITIEGQITDTNGVPLEDATVDLWQANSAGRYRHPRDPNDAPLDPSFQGWAIVPSGREGGFRFQTVYPGTYPAAAGWTRPPHLHFKVSKLGYVELITQMYFPDHALNETDLLLQSKSTEEQSLMIAKLSSKSPETYRYNIALSKA; encoded by the coding sequence ATGCAAAATAAAGATAAGAGCCGCAGATTTTTTTTGAAGCTGGGTCTTGCAAGCACAGCCTCGGCAGTCTTTGGGAAGTCGGTGCACGGACAATCCATCCTAAAAATCAATCCGACTCCATCCGAAATTGAAGGTCCTTTTTATCCTGTCATGGCCCAAAAGGACAAAGATTTCGACCTGACTCAAATTGAAGGAAAAGAAGGAAAGGCCAAAGGCAAAATCATCACTATCGAAGGGCAAATTACTGACACCAATGGCGTCCCCCTTGAGGATGCCACCGTAGATCTATGGCAGGCTAACAGCGCAGGCCGTTACCGCCATCCCCGTGACCCTAACGACGCACCACTCGATCCCAGCTTTCAAGGCTGGGCAATTGTTCCCAGTGGCAGGGAGGGGGGATTTCGCTTTCAGACAGTTTATCCAGGTACTTATCCAGCAGCAGCAGGCTGGACCCGCCCGCCGCATCTCCATTTCAAGGTGAGTAAATTGGGCTACGTCGAATTAATTACTCAGATGTACTTTCCCGATCATGCTCTCAATGAGACAGATTTGCTGCTGCAAAGTAAATCAACAGAAGAGCAAAGTCTAATGATTGCTAAGCTATCGAGCAA